The stretch of DNA GGCGGCCTCGACCGCGTGCGCATCTCGGCGACGCCCGCCCCCGGGGAGCACATCCGGCGCGCGGGCGAGGACGTGCGGGCCGGCGTCGTCGTGCTGCCCGCCGGCACGGTGCTGGGCGCGCCGCAAATCGGCGTGGCGGCCGCCGTCGGGTGCGCCACCGTCCCCGTCCGGCGCAAGCCGCGCGTGCTCGTGCTCTCCACCGGGTCGGAGCTCGTCGCCCCGGGCACGCCGCTTCGTACGGGCCAGATCTACGAGTCGAACGGGCCGATGCTCGCCGCGGCGGTCGAGGACGCGGGCGGGAGCGCGGAGCTGCTGCGCTTCGTCCCCGACGACGTCGACCAGTTCCTCGGCAGGCTCCGCGACCGGCTGTCCGAGGACACCGTGGACCTCCTGCTCACCTCCGGCGGTGTGAGCGCAGGCGCCTACGAGGTGGTCAAGGACGCCTTCACCGGCCGGGGTGTCGAGTTCGTCAAGGTCGCCATGCAGCCGGGCGGGCCGCAGGGCGCCGGACGGGTCGGCGAGCTGGGCGACATCGGTGTCGTGACCCTGCCCGGCAACCCCGTGAGCTCGCACGTCTCGTTCGAGGTCTTCGTCCGGCCTGCGCTGCGGGCCGCCCTCGGGCACCCGCACCCCCGTCGACCGGTCGTGACGGCCACGCTCGGTGAGCGTTGGACCTCGCCCCCGGGGCGCAGGCAGTTCCGCCGCGGCGTCCTGGACGCGGTCGCGGGCACGGTACGGGAGCTCGGCGGGCCGGCGTCGCACCTGCTCGGTGCGCTCGCTCGGGCCGAGTGCTTCGTCGTGGTTCCCGAGGACGTCACCGATCTGTCGGAGGGCTCGCGCGTCGAAACGTGGTTGCTGGACGGG from Pseudonocardia cypriaca encodes:
- the glp gene encoding gephyrin-like molybdotransferase Glp, whose translation is MASSPRNVDEHRAVVAALLTPMPAEDVPVGQALGRVLAADVVAGVALPSFDNSAMDGYAVRAADVTGVPVELPVEADIPAGRTDVPPLHPGTAHRIMTGAPVPAGADAVVPVEQTDGGLDRVRISATPAPGEHIRRAGEDVRAGVVVLPAGTVLGAPQIGVAAAVGCATVPVRRKPRVLVLSTGSELVAPGTPLRTGQIYESNGPMLAAAVEDAGGSAELLRFVPDDVDQFLGRLRDRLSEDTVDLLLTSGGVSAGAYEVVKDAFTGRGVEFVKVAMQPGGPQGAGRVGELGDIGVVTLPGNPVSSHVSFEVFVRPALRAALGHPHPRRPVVTATLGERWTSPPGRRQFRRGVLDAVAGTVRELGGPASHLLGALARAECFVVVPEDVTDLSEGSRVETWLLDG